The Ornithorhynchus anatinus isolate Pmale09 chromosome 1, mOrnAna1.pri.v4, whole genome shotgun sequence genome includes a window with the following:
- the PAX1 gene encoding paired box protein Pax-1 — protein MEQTYGEVNQLGGVFVNGRPLPNAIRLRIVELAQLGIRPCDISRQLRVSHGCVSKILARYNETGSILPGAIGGSKPRVTTPTVVKHIRDYKQGDPGIFAWEIRDRLLADGVCDKYNVPSVSSISRILRNKIGNLSQPHPYEANKQPPPQPTLPYNHIYQYPYPAPMSPAGAKVGSHPGVSVSAGHVSLPRSWPSAHSVSNILGIRTFMEQTGALAGAESSAYPPKVEDWASVNRPGFPAPQSVNGIDKAAMEGDIKYPQPPPGLSTVGSFLPACAYPSSNQHGVYGGPGGGFLPPGHPWQAPSSPLAHHGPSGTVHGGDIATAMAFKHPGREGADRKPPSPVGKAQDPLGTIHGLSIPASSS, from the exons ATGG AGCAGACCTACGGGGAGGTGAACCAGCTGGGCGGCGTGTTCGTCAACGGCCGGCCGCTGCCCAACGCCATCCGGCTCCGCATCGTGGAGCTGGCCCAGCTCGGGATCCGGCCCTGCGACATCAGCCGCCAGCTGCGGGTGTCCCACGGTTGCGTGAGCAAGATCCTGGCGCGCTACAACGAGACGGGCTCCATCCTGCCGGGGGCCATCGGCGGCAGCAAACCCCGCGTCACCACCCCCACCGTGGTCAAGCACATCCGGGACTACAAGCAGGGGGACCCGGGCATCTTCGCCTGGGAGATCCGGGACCGGCTGCTGGCCGACGGCGTCTGCGACAAGTACAATGTCCCCTCGGTCAGCTCCATCAGCCGGATTCTGAGGAATAAAATCGGGAACCTCTCCCAGCCGCACCCCTACGAGGCCAACAAGCAGCCACCTCCGCAGCCGACGCTGCCCTACAACCACATCTATCAGTATCCCTACCCCGCCCCGATGTCCCCCGCGGGGGCCAAGGTGGGCTCCCACCCCGGAGTGTCCGTCTCCGCCGGACACGTCAGTCTCCCCAGGTCCTGGCCCTCCGCGCACTCGGTCAGCAACATCCTCGGAATCCGAACTTTTATGGAGCAGACAG GGGCGCTGGCCGGAGCCGAGAGCTCGGCGTATCCCCCCAAGGTGGAGGACTGGGCCAGCGTCAACCGACCGGGCTTCCCGGCTCCGCAGAGCGTGAACGGGATCGACAAAGCGGCCATGGAAGGGGACATTAAATACCCGCAG ccCCCACCGGGCCTCTCCACCGTGGGCAGCTTCCTCCCGGCCTGCGCCTACCCCTCTTCCAACCAGCACGGCGTGTacggcgggcccggcggggggttTTTGCCCCCCGGGCATCCATGGCAGGCTCCGAGCAGCCCCCTGGCCCACCACGGGCCCAGCGGGACCGTGCACGGGGGTGACATCGCCACGGCCATGGCCTTCAAGCATCCCGGCCGGGAAG GGGCCGACCGAAAGCCGCCCAGCCCAGTGGGCAAAGCCCAAGACCCTCTAGGGACCATACACGGACTGTCCATCCCGGCTTCCTCCTCCTAG